A genome region from Nitrosopumilus oxyclinae includes the following:
- a CDS encoding 5,10-methenyltetrahydrofolate synthetase encodes MTVRYEANPPKILPDVDTNESIKKFVDKIKIISKKCDAIHLTENVLGFQRVSPIEVGKIIKREIPNLPITVSLRVRDKSEDEILEFVKNCITIGFSGILILMGDPSQTGKEDSGQLPSTTVKRLKQQGIDTKIELYLSISNKPNFSKIGKKIDANPKGFMTQVIQNIEQVQSLSDNLKGFSIIPILLYPSPKNEKSAKFLNLDLESYSKEFEELLHKTQEITGDVLLTSPSDFNGLNEFLEKLSN; translated from the coding sequence ATGACAGTTAGGTATGAAGCTAATCCTCCCAAAATTCTACCTGATGTAGATACAAATGAATCAATTAAAAAATTTGTAGATAAAATAAAAATTATTTCAAAAAAATGTGATGCAATTCATTTAACAGAAAATGTATTAGGTTTTCAAAGAGTATCCCCAATTGAAGTTGGTAAAATAATTAAGCGAGAAATTCCAAATTTACCAATTACAGTTAGTCTAAGAGTTAGAGATAAGAGCGAAGATGAAATTTTAGAATTTGTAAAAAATTGTATCACAATAGGATTTTCAGGAATTTTGATTTTAATGGGAGACCCATCTCAAACAGGTAAAGAAGATTCAGGTCAACTTCCAAGTACCACTGTAAAGAGATTGAAACAACAAGGAATTGATACTAAAATTGAGTTGTATCTTTCAATATCAAACAAGCCTAATTTTTCCAAAATTGGAAAAAAAATAGATGCAAATCCCAAAGGATTCATGACTCAAGTTATTCAAAACATAGAACAGGTTCAAAGTCTATCAGACAATCTAAAGGGATTTTCAATAATACCAATTCTCCTGTATCCATCACCTAAAAATGAAAAATCGGCAAAGTTTTTGAATTTAGATTTAGAATCATATAGTAAAGAATTTGAAGAGTTGTTACACAAAACACAAGAAATAACTGGAGACGTGTTACTAACATCACCTAGCGACTTTAATGGATTGAATGAATTTTTAGAAAAACTATCCAATTAA